From Mycolicibacterium nivoides, a single genomic window includes:
- a CDS encoding type VII secretion target, with protein MSDATLYVDEQTMRDTASTFDSAGHDVSGNRGGSAISGAAGAMPSLAVGAACGKIGSTLTEQAKLLGGDVTVYAQKLRVAADRYERGDDEAAERIDFTGTAELPDLGEHPPVSEYERALRDAGLLTGPVVPGSKYAQWLENASKHGVDPQTMVDIARQQNITPQSFDVLNGLQEVKDKDGKSFFILPPGTSKEDAKKAVVMTYILNAGTDYDAAEAGADGKLGTADDVHNDFEETPYSASEVQRIIDRQNANSWSYDQIFDKGGGGSLATTPNGMLMGLGGPVMDKIGVHGGTTYGDVFVMNIDGSKDPADQLSKIIQSGANWGQDNSGVPFQSTLDLDRLLHHEERHSEQWAQKGFAWMARDYGLGAIIEQKTGINPLERDAGLSDGGYS; from the coding sequence ATGAGTGACGCCACGCTGTACGTCGATGAACAGACGATGCGCGATACGGCGTCCACCTTCGACAGTGCGGGTCATGACGTCAGCGGCAATCGCGGCGGCTCGGCCATTTCCGGTGCGGCCGGGGCGATGCCGTCGCTGGCGGTCGGGGCGGCCTGCGGGAAGATCGGCTCCACACTCACCGAACAGGCGAAGTTACTCGGCGGCGATGTGACGGTGTACGCGCAGAAACTGCGGGTGGCCGCCGACCGTTACGAGCGCGGCGACGACGAGGCGGCCGAACGCATCGATTTCACCGGCACGGCCGAGTTACCCGATCTCGGCGAGCATCCGCCGGTCAGTGAGTATGAGAGAGCGTTGCGAGATGCCGGGCTCCTCACCGGACCGGTGGTGCCGGGTTCGAAATACGCTCAGTGGCTGGAGAATGCGTCCAAGCACGGGGTCGATCCGCAGACCATGGTCGACATCGCCCGCCAGCAGAACATCACCCCGCAATCGTTCGACGTGCTCAACGGACTGCAGGAAGTCAAGGACAAGGACGGCAAGTCGTTCTTCATCCTGCCGCCCGGTACCAGCAAGGAGGACGCGAAGAAGGCGGTGGTGATGACCTACATCCTCAACGCCGGCACCGACTACGACGCCGCCGAGGCCGGTGCGGACGGGAAGCTGGGCACCGCCGACGACGTGCACAACGATTTCGAGGAAACGCCCTACTCGGCATCCGAGGTGCAGCGCATCATCGACCGACAGAACGCGAACTCGTGGAGCTATGACCAGATTTTCGACAAGGGCGGCGGCGGATCGTTGGCCACGACACCCAACGGCATGCTGATGGGGCTGGGTGGGCCGGTGATGGACAAGATCGGCGTCCACGGTGGGACGACTTACGGCGATGTGTTCGTGATGAACATCGACGGCTCCAAGGATCCGGCAGACCAGCTGAGCAAGATCATCCAATCGGGGGCCAACTGGGGACAAGATAACAGCGGTGTGCCGTTCCAGAGCACCCTCGACCTCGACCGCTTGTTGCACCACGAGGAGCGCCATTCCGAACAGTGGGCCCAGAAGGGATTCGCCTGGATGGCAAGGGATTACGGGCTGGGTGCGATCATCGAACAGAAGACCGGCATCAACCCGCTGGAACGCGATGCCGGCTTGTCCGACGGGGGTTATTCGTGA
- a CDS encoding WXG100 family type VII secretion target translates to MDEESLVAVTISQVLGSHPEQLVSAAGDVASAAGDIDNQIARERMQLTRLASDWRGTASDTAQGHANEMFGDQEIYRDRLKSLHTAMSSGGQELGGIRSRVSDLVSSPEADLFDISDDGRVSLGWRLKALVALYPVLALKWGMRRLALQTAIQTALAEFDAADKSTANKMDRINKGLVK, encoded by the coding sequence GTGGATGAGGAGTCGCTGGTGGCGGTGACGATCTCGCAAGTGCTGGGCAGCCATCCCGAGCAACTGGTGTCAGCCGCCGGTGACGTGGCCTCGGCGGCGGGTGACATCGACAATCAGATCGCTCGCGAGCGCATGCAGTTGACCAGGTTGGCGTCGGACTGGCGTGGCACCGCGTCCGACACCGCACAGGGCCACGCCAACGAGATGTTCGGCGATCAGGAGATCTACCGCGACAGGCTCAAGTCGCTGCACACAGCGATGTCGTCCGGTGGTCAGGAGCTCGGCGGCATCCGCAGCCGGGTGTCGGATCTGGTGTCGAGTCCGGAGGCGGACCTGTTCGACATCTCCGACGACGGCCGGGTCTCGCTGGGATGGCGGCTGAAGGCCCTGGTGGCGCTCTACCCGGTACTGGCGCTGAAGTGGGGGATGCGGCGGCTGGCGTTGCAGACGGCCATTCAGACCGCGTTGGCCGAATTCGACGCGGCCGACAAGTCGACGGCCAACAAGATGGACCGGATCAACAAGGGGCTCGTGAAATGA
- a CDS encoding UPF0182 family protein produces MGMRPAARMPKLTRRSRVLIGLALVAVLALLIGPRVVDGYVDWLWFGELGYRSVFTTVLATRLIVFLVVGLLIGVVVFAGLALAYRSRPVFVPTAGPNDPVARYRTTVLARLRLFGIGVPVFIGLLAGVIAQSYWVRVQLFLHGSDFGIADPQFGRDLGFYAFDLPFYRLVLTYLFVATFLAFVANLLGHYVFGGIRLTGRSGALSRAARIQLISLVGFLILLKAFAYWMDRYELLSNTRAGKPFTGAGYTDINAVLPAKLILLAIALICAVAVFSAIVLRDLRIPAIGVVLLLLSSMVVGAGWPLIVEQFSVKPNAAQKESEYISRSITATRQAYGLTNDTVTYRNYESNGQTTAAQVAADRATTSNIRLLDPTIVSPAFTQFQQGKNFYFFPDQLAIDRYAGPDGGLRDFVVAARELNPDRLIENQRDWINRHTVYTHGNGFIASPANTVRGIANDPNQNGGYPEFLASVVGANGKVVSPGPAPLDQPRVYFGPVIADTSADYAIVGKNGDVDREYDYETNTDTKNYTYSGTGGVSIGNWLARTVFAAKFAERNFLLSNVIGENSKILFNRDPAERVEAVAPWLTTDTSVYPAIVNKRMVWIVDGYTTLDNYPYSELTTLSSATADSNEVAVNRLAPDKQVSYIRNSVKATVDAYDGTVTLYAQDEQDPVLKAWMSVFPGTVKPKADISPELQSHLRYPEDLFKVQRSLLTKYHVDDPVKFFTNADFWNVPLDPNPTASSYQPPFYIVAKDLVNNDGSPSFQLTSALNWLQREFLAAYVSASSDPSTYGKITVLTIPGEVKGPKQAFNAISTDTAVTQDLGVIGRDNLNRIRWGNLLTLPVADGGLLYVAPVYASPGTSDAASTYPRLIRVAMLYGDKVGYGPTVSDALTELFGPGAGATATNVAPTDGKPQAAAGTPEAPPAAQPPANADGQAPQVAAPPAAAVPPGESVQLSPAKAGALKEVESALSAAQDAQRSGDFGKYGEALQRLNDAMNKFNSSK; encoded by the coding sequence GTGGGGATGCGGCCCGCGGCGAGGATGCCGAAGCTGACACGGCGTAGCCGGGTACTGATCGGGCTGGCACTGGTGGCGGTGCTGGCGCTGTTGATCGGACCTCGGGTGGTCGACGGGTACGTCGACTGGTTGTGGTTCGGCGAGCTGGGGTACCGCTCGGTGTTCACCACTGTGCTGGCCACCAGGCTCATCGTGTTCCTGGTGGTGGGGCTGCTCATCGGCGTGGTGGTGTTCGCCGGGCTGGCGCTGGCCTACCGCAGCCGTCCGGTGTTCGTCCCGACCGCAGGCCCGAACGATCCGGTGGCGCGTTACCGCACCACGGTGCTGGCCCGGTTGCGGCTGTTCGGGATCGGGGTGCCGGTGTTCATCGGCCTGCTGGCCGGGGTGATCGCGCAGAGCTACTGGGTGCGGGTGCAGTTGTTCCTGCACGGCAGCGATTTCGGGATCGCCGATCCCCAGTTCGGCCGGGATCTGGGCTTCTACGCGTTCGACCTGCCGTTCTATCGGCTGGTGCTGACGTACCTGTTCGTCGCGACGTTCCTGGCGTTCGTCGCGAATCTGCTGGGGCACTACGTGTTCGGCGGGATCCGCCTGACCGGTCGCAGTGGAGCGCTGAGCCGTGCCGCGCGCATCCAGCTGATCAGCCTGGTCGGCTTCCTGATCCTGCTCAAGGCATTCGCGTACTGGATGGACCGCTACGAGCTGCTGAGCAATACCCGCGCCGGCAAGCCCTTCACCGGTGCCGGCTACACCGACATCAACGCCGTGCTGCCGGCCAAGCTGATCCTGTTGGCCATCGCGCTGATCTGCGCGGTGGCGGTGTTCTCGGCGATCGTGCTGCGCGACTTGCGGATTCCCGCCATCGGTGTGGTGCTGCTGCTGCTGAGCTCGATGGTGGTGGGTGCCGGGTGGCCGCTGATCGTCGAGCAGTTCAGCGTCAAGCCGAACGCCGCGCAGAAGGAAAGCGAGTACATCAGCCGAAGTATCACCGCGACCAGGCAGGCCTACGGGCTCACCAACGACACGGTGACGTACCGCAATTACGAGAGCAACGGTCAGACGACGGCCGCGCAGGTGGCGGCGGACCGGGCGACCACGTCCAACATCCGGCTGCTGGATCCGACGATCGTCAGCCCGGCATTCACCCAGTTCCAGCAGGGCAAGAACTTCTACTTCTTCCCGGATCAGCTGGCCATCGACCGCTATGCCGGACCTGATGGCGGTCTGCGCGACTTCGTGGTCGCCGCACGTGAACTCAACCCGGACCGGTTGATCGAGAACCAGCGCGACTGGATCAACCGGCACACCGTCTACACCCACGGCAACGGATTCATCGCGTCCCCGGCCAACACGGTGCGCGGTATCGCCAACGACCCCAACCAGAACGGCGGTTACCCCGAGTTCCTCGCCAGCGTCGTCGGCGCCAACGGCAAGGTGGTCTCACCCGGACCGGCGCCGTTGGACCAGCCCCGGGTCTACTTCGGTCCGGTGATCGCCGATACCTCGGCCGACTACGCGATCGTCGGCAAGAACGGTGACGTCGACCGCGAGTACGACTACGAAACCAACACCGACACCAAGAACTACACGTACTCGGGCACCGGCGGTGTGTCGATCGGCAACTGGCTGGCCCGGACGGTGTTCGCGGCCAAGTTCGCCGAGCGGAACTTCCTGCTGTCCAACGTCATCGGTGAGAACAGCAAGATCCTGTTCAACCGCGATCCGGCCGAGCGGGTGGAAGCGGTGGCGCCGTGGCTGACCACCGACACCAGCGTGTACCCGGCGATCGTCAACAAGCGCATGGTCTGGATCGTCGACGGCTACACCACGTTGGACAACTACCCGTACTCGGAGCTGACCACACTGTCGAGTGCGACGGCCGATTCCAACGAGGTCGCGGTCAACCGGCTGGCTCCGGACAAGCAGGTGTCCTACATCCGCAACTCGGTCAAGGCCACCGTCGACGCCTATGACGGCACCGTGACGCTGTACGCCCAGGACGAGCAGGATCCGGTGCTCAAGGCCTGGATGAGCGTGTTCCCGGGCACCGTCAAACCGAAGGCGGACATCTCCCCGGAGTTGCAGTCGCACCTGCGTTACCCCGAGGATCTGTTCAAGGTGCAGCGGTCCCTGCTGACCAAGTACCACGTCGACGATCCGGTGAAGTTCTTCACCAACGCCGATTTCTGGAACGTGCCGCTGGATCCCAACCCGACGGCAAGCAGCTATCAGCCGCCGTTCTACATCGTCGCCAAGGACCTTGTGAACAACGATGGTTCACCGTCGTTCCAGTTGACGAGCGCGCTGAACTGGCTGCAGCGCGAGTTCCTGGCCGCCTACGTCAGTGCCAGCTCGGATCCGTCGACCTACGGCAAGATCACCGTGCTGACCATTCCGGGTGAGGTCAAGGGCCCGAAACAGGCCTTCAACGCCATCAGTACCGACACGGCCGTGACACAGGACCTCGGTGTGATCGGACGCGACAACCTGAACCGGATCCGTTGGGGCAACCTGTTGACCCTGCCGGTGGCCGATGGCGGATTGCTCTATGTGGCACCGGTTTACGCATCGCCGGGCACCAGCGACGCGGCGTCGACCTACCCGCGGTTGATCCGGGTGGCCATGCTCTACGGCGACAAGGTCGGCTACGGCCCGACCGTCAGTGACGCCCTCACCGAACTGTTCGGGCCGGGGGCCGGCGCCACCGCCACCAATGTGGCTCCCACCGACGGTAAGCCGCAGGCTGCCGCGGGCACTCCGGAAGCGCCGCCGGCCGCCCAGCCGCCGGCCAATGCCGATGGTCAGGCGCCGCAGGTCGCTGCGCCGCCGGCCGCGGCGGTCCCGCCGGGTGAGTCTGTGCAGCTGTCTCCGGCCAAGGCCGGCGCGCTCAAGGAGGTCGAGTCGGCGCTGTCTGCGGCGCAGGATGCGCAGCGCAGCGGTGACTTCGGCAAGTACGGAGAGGCGTTGCAGCGCTTGAACGACGCGATGAACAAGTTCAACTCGTCTAAGTAG
- a CDS encoding YlbL family protein — protein MNRRILTLLVALVPIVAFGVLLSVVTVPFVSLGPGPTFNTLGEVEGKQVVDIEGLDAHVHPTTGHLNMTTVSQRDGLTLGQAMALWMSGREQLVPRDLVYPPDKSKNEIDEANNSDFKKSEDSAAYAALSFLKYPVAVTVQSVTDPGPSAGKLHDGDAIDGVNGTPVANLDEFQAILKKTKPGDQLVIDFRRKNAPPGVATITLGDNPDRDYGFLGVGVLDAPWAPFDIDFNLANIGGPSAGLMFSLAVVDKLTTGDLNDGKFIAGTGTITGDGKVGSIGGITHKMLAAKEAGATVFLVPADNCTEARSEPQDGMDLVRVDTLTQAVDALHTISAGGEPPRC, from the coding sequence GTGAACAGGCGGATTTTGACGCTACTGGTTGCGCTGGTGCCGATCGTGGCGTTCGGCGTGCTGCTGTCGGTGGTGACGGTGCCCTTCGTCTCGTTGGGGCCCGGTCCGACCTTCAACACCCTCGGCGAGGTCGAGGGCAAGCAGGTGGTCGACATCGAAGGACTGGACGCTCACGTGCACCCCACCACGGGGCATCTGAACATGACCACGGTGTCGCAGCGTGACGGCCTCACCCTGGGCCAGGCGATGGCGCTGTGGATGTCGGGCCGTGAGCAGCTGGTTCCGCGCGACCTGGTGTACCCGCCGGACAAGTCCAAGAACGAGATCGACGAGGCCAACAACTCCGATTTCAAGAAGTCCGAGGACAGTGCGGCGTACGCGGCTCTGTCCTTCCTGAAGTACCCGGTGGCGGTGACCGTGCAGAGTGTCACCGATCCCGGTCCTTCGGCGGGCAAGCTGCATGACGGCGACGCGATCGACGGGGTGAACGGCACCCCGGTGGCCAACCTCGACGAGTTCCAGGCGATCTTGAAGAAGACCAAGCCCGGTGACCAGCTGGTGATCGACTTCCGTCGCAAGAATGCGCCGCCCGGGGTCGCGACCATCACACTCGGCGACAATCCCGACCGGGACTACGGGTTCCTGGGTGTGGGTGTGCTCGATGCCCCGTGGGCGCCGTTCGACATCGACTTCAACCTGGCCAACATCGGTGGCCCGTCGGCTGGGCTGATGTTCAGCCTGGCGGTCGTCGACAAGCTGACCACCGGTGACCTCAACGACGGCAAGTTCATCGCCGGCACAGGAACCATCACCGGTGACGGCAAGGTCGGGTCCATCGGCGGCATCACGCACAAGATGCTGGCCGCCAAAGAGGCCGGGGCGACCGTGTTCCTGGTGCCCGCCGACAACTGCACCGAGGCGCGCTCGGAACCCCAGGACGGCATGGATCTGGTGAGGGTCGACACGCTGACTCAGGCGGTCGACGCGTTGCACACGATTTCTGCCGGTGGCGAACCACCTCGTTGCTAG
- a CDS encoding zinc-dependent metalloprotease yields MADLPFGFSAGNDPDRDKDKKDPDSGSGSGNSGPGPGSDPFGFGMGGANFDMGDLGQIFTKLGEMFSGAGSAMGGGKQSGPVNYDLARQLASNSIGFVAPVPEKTVGAVADAVRLAETWLDGVTPLPAGTTRSVAWTPSDWLDNTLDTWKRLCDPVAEQISSVWASALPEEAKSMAGPLLAMMSQMGGMAFGSQLGQALGKLSREVLTSTDVGLPLGPKGVAALMPEAIETLAEGLERPRSEILTFLAAREAAHHRLFSHVPWLSSQLLGTVEAFAKGMKVDMTGIEDFARGFNPASLSDPSEMEQLLNQGIFEPKATPEQEAALERLETLLALIEGWVQTVVTAALGDRIPGTSALAETLRRRRATGGPAEQTFATLVGLELRPRKMREAAVLWERLTEAVGTDVRDGVWQHPDLLPSSADLDEPAGFIDRMIGGDTSGIDSAFEQAIADLEKEQGKRRDEDGDSES; encoded by the coding sequence ATGGCTGACCTGCCCTTCGGCTTCTCCGCCGGGAATGACCCCGACCGAGACAAAGATAAGAAGGACCCCGATTCGGGATCCGGTTCCGGCAACTCCGGACCAGGTCCGGGATCGGATCCGTTCGGTTTCGGCATGGGCGGAGCCAACTTCGACATGGGCGATCTCGGGCAGATCTTCACCAAGCTCGGCGAGATGTTCAGCGGCGCAGGCAGTGCGATGGGCGGCGGCAAACAGTCCGGTCCGGTGAACTACGACCTGGCCCGGCAGCTGGCGTCCAACTCGATCGGGTTCGTCGCCCCCGTGCCGGAGAAGACGGTCGGAGCGGTCGCCGACGCCGTGCGGTTGGCCGAGACGTGGCTCGACGGGGTCACCCCGCTGCCCGCGGGCACCACCCGGTCGGTGGCGTGGACTCCCAGCGACTGGCTGGACAACACCCTGGACACCTGGAAGCGGCTGTGCGACCCGGTGGCCGAGCAGATCTCGTCGGTGTGGGCGTCGGCGTTGCCCGAAGAGGCCAAGAGCATGGCCGGTCCGCTGCTGGCGATGATGTCGCAGATGGGCGGTATGGCGTTCGGCTCCCAGCTGGGCCAGGCACTGGGCAAGCTGTCCCGCGAGGTGCTGACGTCCACTGACGTCGGCCTGCCGCTGGGCCCCAAGGGTGTCGCCGCGCTCATGCCCGAGGCCATCGAAACGCTGGCCGAGGGGCTCGAACGTCCGCGCAGCGAGATCCTGACCTTCCTGGCCGCCCGTGAGGCCGCCCACCACCGGCTGTTCAGCCATGTGCCGTGGCTGTCCAGCCAGCTGCTCGGCACGGTCGAGGCCTTCGCCAAGGGCATGAAGGTCGACATGACGGGCATCGAGGACTTCGCCCGCGGATTCAACCCGGCCTCCCTCAGCGATCCGTCGGAGATGGAGCAGCTGCTCAACCAGGGCATCTTCGAGCCCAAGGCCACCCCCGAGCAGGAAGCCGCCCTGGAGCGGCTGGAAACCCTGCTCGCGCTCATCGAAGGCTGGGTGCAGACCGTCGTCACCGCGGCACTGGGCGATCGCATCCCCGGCACCTCGGCACTGGCCGAGACGCTGCGTCGGCGTAGGGCGACCGGCGGGCCCGCCGAACAGACCTTCGCCACGCTCGTCGGCCTGGAACTGCGCCCCCGCAAGATGCGCGAGGCCGCGGTGCTGTGGGAACGGCTGACCGAGGCGGTGGGCACCGACGTCCGCGACGGTGTCTGGCAGCACCCGGACCTGTTGCCGAGCTCGGCCGATCTCGACGAGCCGGCAGGCTTCATCGACCGGATGATCGGCGGCGACACCAGCGGCATCGACAGTGCCTTCGAACAGGCCATCGCCGATCTCGAGAAGGAGCAGGGCAAACGCCGCGACGAAGACGGCGACAGCGAGTCCTGA
- a CDS encoding cyclodehydratase: MTRFVLAADRPILLRPDGAVQLGWDPRRAVLVRPPRDMTQTQLADLLRALQVGTTRDELGTAAESFGDAAAIDELLDALTQTGILTTQAAPGARRTRSASIRVHGRGPLSELLANGLRCSGAKVRHSTNPHTRNVAATTDLVVLADYLITDPRLLRELHHGGIAHLSVRVRDGAGLVGPLVIPGLTSCLHCADLHRTDRDAAWPAVATQLRGAVGSASRATILATAALAMHQVDLVIRAVGHTADGRPAPEVPPTLNTTLELDADGYSIVARHWSRHPDCQC; the protein is encoded by the coding sequence ATGACGCGCTTCGTGCTGGCCGCGGACAGGCCGATCCTGCTGCGTCCCGACGGGGCGGTGCAGCTGGGTTGGGATCCGCGGCGCGCGGTGCTGGTGCGTCCCCCGCGCGACATGACCCAGACACAACTGGCGGATCTGCTGCGCGCACTGCAGGTCGGCACCACCCGGGACGAATTGGGCACGGCCGCAGAATCATTCGGTGACGCGGCGGCCATCGATGAGCTGCTCGACGCCCTCACCCAGACCGGAATACTCACAACGCAGGCCGCCCCGGGCGCACGGCGGACCCGCTCGGCCTCCATCCGCGTGCACGGCCGCGGCCCGCTGTCAGAGCTGCTGGCCAACGGCCTGCGCTGCTCGGGTGCCAAGGTCAGGCACAGCACGAACCCGCACACCAGGAACGTGGCAGCCACCACCGACCTGGTGGTGCTGGCCGACTACTTGATCACCGACCCGCGGCTGCTGCGGGAACTGCATCACGGCGGCATCGCCCACCTGTCGGTGCGGGTCCGTGACGGCGCCGGGTTGGTGGGCCCACTGGTGATCCCTGGCCTGACCAGTTGCCTGCACTGCGCTGATCTGCACCGCACCGATCGCGATGCGGCGTGGCCGGCGGTGGCCACCCAACTCCGGGGCGCCGTCGGCAGCGCCAGCCGGGCGACCATCCTGGCCACCGCCGCGTTGGCGATGCACCAGGTGGACCTGGTGATCCGGGCGGTCGGACACACCGCCGACGGCCGGCCCGCGCCCGAAGTACCGCCGACGCTGAACACCACCCTGGAACTCGACGCCGACGGATACTCGATCGTCGCGCGGCACTGGTCCCGCCACCCCGACTGTCAGTGTTGA
- a CDS encoding macrolide-binding ATPase MABP-1, producing MDDGLVSDIKRGSVARNAKLAGLAGGMAGRAALGFGKRLTGKSKDEVTAELMDKAAQQLFAVLGELKGGAMKVGQALSVLEAAIPEQYGKPYREALTKLQREAPPLPAAKVHRVLDAQLGTKWRERFTSFDDTPVASASIGQVHKAVWSDGREVAVKIQYPGADEALRADLKTIQRMVGVFKQLAPGVDIQGIVDELLERTEMELDYRLEADNQRAFAKAYRDDPHFAVPAIVASAPKVVIAEWMDGIPMSVIIRDGTPEQRDLMGTRLSELTFDAPKRLQMMHGDAHPGNFMLLPDGRMGVIDFGAVAPLPDGFPTALGECIRLARDKNYDELLPTMEEAGFIQKGEQVSIEEVDDMLRQYVEPIEVDVFHYNRRWIQRMAAGQMDNWVAQIRTARQLDLPPNLAIPLRVIASTIAMCCQLDAHVPVKAIATELVPGFAEEAA from the coding sequence ATGGATGATGGTCTGGTGTCTGACATCAAACGTGGAAGCGTGGCACGGAATGCGAAGCTCGCCGGCTTGGCCGGCGGCATGGCGGGTCGGGCCGCGCTGGGCTTCGGCAAGCGTCTGACCGGCAAGTCCAAGGACGAAGTCACTGCCGAGTTGATGGACAAGGCCGCTCAACAGCTGTTCGCCGTGCTCGGCGAGCTCAAGGGCGGGGCGATGAAGGTGGGCCAGGCACTGTCGGTGCTGGAGGCCGCCATCCCCGAGCAGTACGGCAAGCCGTATCGCGAAGCGCTGACCAAATTGCAGCGCGAGGCCCCGCCGCTTCCGGCCGCCAAGGTGCACCGGGTGCTCGATGCGCAGCTCGGCACCAAGTGGCGGGAGCGGTTCACCTCGTTCGACGACACCCCGGTGGCCTCGGCCAGCATCGGTCAGGTGCACAAGGCCGTCTGGTCGGACGGGCGTGAGGTGGCCGTCAAGATCCAGTACCCCGGCGCCGACGAGGCGCTGCGCGCCGATCTCAAGACCATTCAGCGCATGGTCGGCGTGTTCAAGCAGCTAGCCCCCGGTGTGGACATCCAGGGCATCGTCGACGAGTTGCTCGAACGCACCGAGATGGAGCTGGACTACCGGCTGGAGGCGGACAACCAACGCGCGTTCGCCAAGGCCTACCGCGACGATCCACACTTCGCCGTGCCCGCGATCGTCGCCAGCGCACCGAAGGTCGTCATCGCCGAATGGATGGACGGCATCCCGATGTCGGTGATCATCCGCGACGGCACCCCCGAGCAACGCGACCTGATGGGCACCCGGTTGTCCGAACTCACCTTCGACGCCCCCAAACGCCTGCAGATGATGCACGGCGATGCCCACCCCGGGAATTTCATGCTGCTGCCCGACGGTCGGATGGGCGTCATCGACTTCGGCGCGGTCGCACCGCTGCCCGACGGCTTCCCGACTGCCCTGGGTGAGTGCATCCGGCTGGCCCGGGACAAGAACTACGACGAGTTGCTGCCCACCATGGAGGAAGCCGGTTTCATCCAGAAGGGCGAACAGGTTTCGATCGAGGAAGTCGACGACATGTTGCGTCAGTACGTCGAACCGATCGAAGTCGACGTCTTCCATTACAACCGCCGGTGGATTCAGCGGATGGCGGCCGGGCAGATGGACAACTGGGTGGCCCAGATCAGAACGGCCCGCCAGCTCGACCTGCCGCCGAACCTGGCCATCCCGCTGCGGGTGATCGCCTCGACCATCGCGATGTGCTGCCAGCTGGACGCCCATGTGCCGGTGAAGGCGATTGCCACCGAACTGGTTCCGGGTTTCGCCGAAGAAGCGGCCTAG
- a CDS encoding WhiB family transcriptional regulator: MSIAMTAPEVSVAPLTCEERLPAVPCHIGDPDLWFAESPVDLEQAKALCADCPIRNACLAAALERQEPWGVWGGEILDRGTIVARKRPRGRPRKNAAGNPAAA, encoded by the coding sequence ATGTCCATTGCGATGACCGCTCCGGAGGTGAGCGTCGCGCCGTTGACATGCGAGGAGCGGCTGCCGGCGGTGCCGTGCCACATCGGGGATCCCGATCTGTGGTTCGCCGAGAGCCCAGTCGATCTGGAGCAGGCCAAGGCGTTGTGCGCGGATTGCCCGATCCGCAACGCATGCCTGGCCGCCGCGCTGGAACGGCAGGAGCCGTGGGGCGTTTGGGGCGGCGAGATCCTCGACCGCGGAACCATCGTGGCCCGCAAGCGGCCGCGTGGGCGTCCGCGGAAGAACGCCGCGGGTAACCCGGCCGCCGCATGA